The Roseococcus microcysteis genome contains a region encoding:
- a CDS encoding ferritin-like domain-containing protein has protein sequence MSLTKITDKAGLHRHLEAAIQLEHATIPPYLNALYSIKPGTNTEAFHILRAVAVEEMLHLTLAANILNAVGGTPDLTVPGFVPLYPAYLPDGETDFQVDCQAFSRAAIETFLKIERPAEGATPGVDTIHKGRKRAHHNGHKRHGTAVRARHVPGHEEEHFYSIGEFYQAIEEGLERLHAEMGDALFSGDPARQITPEYYYSAGGGLMAVTDLASAKAAIRLISEQGEGVTDNIFDYEGEIAHYYRFEQLLLGRYYQKGDARGRPTGREVAVDWDAVFPIKANARIADFPEGSALRQGAEEFNRAYGDFLSLLTRAFQGEPALFVEAVGGMFQLKELYYQIMRQPLGDGTHAAPTYEIPHG, from the coding sequence GTGAGCCTCACCAAGATCACCGACAAGGCCGGGCTGCACCGGCACCTCGAAGCCGCCATCCAGCTCGAGCACGCGACGATCCCGCCCTATCTGAACGCGCTCTATTCCATCAAGCCGGGCACGAATACGGAGGCCTTCCACATCCTGCGCGCCGTCGCGGTGGAGGAGATGCTGCACCTGACGCTGGCGGCCAACATCCTGAATGCGGTGGGTGGCACGCCCGACCTGACGGTGCCGGGCTTCGTGCCGCTCTACCCGGCCTACCTGCCCGATGGCGAGACGGACTTCCAGGTGGATTGCCAGGCCTTCAGCCGTGCCGCGATCGAGACCTTCCTCAAGATCGAGCGCCCGGCCGAAGGGGCGACGCCCGGCGTGGACACCATCCACAAGGGCCGCAAGCGCGCGCACCACAATGGCCACAAGCGCCATGGCACGGCGGTGCGCGCCCGCCACGTCCCGGGCCATGAGGAAGAGCATTTCTATAGCATCGGCGAATTCTACCAGGCCATCGAGGAAGGCCTCGAACGCCTGCACGCCGAGATGGGCGATGCGCTGTTCAGCGGCGACCCGGCGCGGCAGATCACGCCGGAATACTACTATTCCGCTGGCGGCGGGCTGATGGCGGTGACGGACCTGGCCTCCGCCAAGGCCGCCATCCGCCTGATCTCGGAGCAGGGCGAGGGTGTGACCGACAACATCTTCGACTATGAGGGCGAGATCGCGCATTACTACCGCTTCGAGCAGCTCCTGCTCGGCCGCTACTACCAGAAGGGCGATGCGCGTGGCCGGCCCACGGGGCGCGAGGTGGCGGTGGATTGGGATGCGGTGTTCCCCATCAAGGCCAATGCGCGGATCGCGGATTTCCCGGAAGGCTCCGCGCTGCGCCAGGGCGCCGAGGAGTTCAACCGCGCCTATGGCGACTTCCTCTCCCTGCTGACCCGCGCCTTCCAGGGCGAGCCCGCCCTCTTCGTCGAGGCGGTGGGCGGGATGTTCCAGCTGAAGGAGCTCTACTACCAGATCATGCGCCAGCCGCTCGGCGATGGCACCCACGCGGCCCCCACCTATGAGATCCCCCATGGCTG